Within the Dialister hominis genome, the region TCATCCAGTGAAATGGAATCCACGCAGGTTTCCGCTATATTATATTTCGCACCGACTTCATACTCATTCATCCATTCTTCCACGGCAAATGGAGCAATTTTCATAACAATCCATCCTTTCATCAATGACCATCACTCAGAAAAAAAGGTGCTCCAAAATCTTCCTTGTAACGCCGAAGCGCCGTACCTACGGAAAATCTCGAAACACCTTTTTACGCCCCCATCCGGTGACAGGGACAGTGTGGATATACATTTATGGAATTAAGTTACCATATCCTGCATTTCTTTGCAAGTTCTTACATCATAAATCCTATTTCAGACGCTGCGGACCGGTTTTTGCTTCTCTTTTTGAAAGCCATTCGCTCCACTTCATACGGTATCCCGTCTTGTGGTTCTGCTGTACATACTCATAGAAAGCTTTGATCATTCTGGCTTTCTCTTTGTAGTATGGATTCTTCCACTGGTTTGTGCCGTTGCCTTCGTAATTGACGATATTTCCGCCAATGGCATGCTGTCGTTCAAGAATTGTTTCCATCGGAAGCTGCGGGTTCCGCATCATGTCATACATGGCCATGAAGGCAGTCGTCCTTCCCTTTCCTGCTTCGCAGTGGAAATGAAGCCAGCTGTCTTTGGGCAGGCGTCTGTAGAGCGCAATCATCTGATCAATCGTATCCGGATCGGGCCAGATATGATCCGTGGCTGGAATGCGGACATAGCGGATGCCTAATTCGCGCGTCAGTTCTTTTTCCGTCGAAGCCTCAGAAACGGTCAGCGGCTGAAGGCGGTCTTCGCGCACTCTTGCCCCTGGCGGGCTGATCAGGATTGTCTTCCCCGGAAGGAAAGCAAATGTCCGGTTTTCTTCTGCCAGAATCTGATCGAGGCTCTTCCCGACATTACCCCAGTTCCTCTTGCCATACCGGCTCACAGCCTCGCCATTGGCAAAGCCATGCGTTTCCTGCTTGAGATCTATATCATAGATCGGACCGTTCGTATGCTTCCTGATTTCCTTGATCAATCCGCGGAATCCATCGGCGGAAGGCTGAGCGCTTCCTGAAATATGAAGAGCTTCAAGTCCCTGATACATCTTTTCCCCGGCATGTTTCTTGACAAAAGGATCAGAAGTGCTGCGGAAATTCACTGGAAATTTCTCTCCTACCGGCGCATCGAGCCTCCAGACTTTTGCTTCATAGGGAGTTCTAGCTGCATTGGCGTAACGGATATTGGGATTCAGAATGACCTGTGGTGCTGCCAGAACCATTTCCTGCTCAGCCGTCACGACTTCATGCGGTGCTCCTGCCAGATCAGCGGCATCTGCTGCGCCCCATCCCATAGAAAGGCAAAGGGAAACTGCGGCTCCCAAGTAAAGTAAACGTTTTGCTGCCCGGTTCATATACATCCCCCATTCCAAATTCCTGACTCTTACCAATCAATGCGATATTCTTACTACCAGTATACACTTTCGCCGCGAGGAAATCAGCAGGATTCATTGATGAAGGCCACAGCAGATTCCCGTATTAAACGCTTCAGCCTGAAGTGTTACAATAAAGACAGCCCGACGGAGCCTTTATTCTTATGGCTCCCATGAAAGTTATTTCTGTCATTTTTTGTTCAGGAGGGATGCATCATGAAAAGCGGTATTTACACAGTCAGCCACGGCGCTCACATTTATTATGAAAGAGAAGGAAAAGGCCGCCCCATTGTTCTGATTCACGGCTGGGGATGCTCAGGCCGTTTCTACAAGAAAAATGTAGAAGGATTAAAAGACAGGTATGAAGTCATTACCATGGATATGAGGGGACATGGCCGGTCTTCCAAGATGCTTGACGGATACTCCATCGACCGCATGGCAAAGGACATCCATGAAGTCATTGAATACCTGGGACTGAAGGATGTCCTGCTCATGGGCTGGTCCATGGGCGGCCCGACCATGCTCTCCTACTGGAAGCAGTTCGGAAAAGACCGCGGCCATCTGGCTGGTCTTGGACTTATTGATATGACGCCATTCCCGTTCAGCCCGGGTGAATGGAATTCACACAGCCTCAGAAATTACAATACGGAAGGTTTCAACCAGTTTGCAAAATCTATCCAGACCGACCATGCTGCTTTTATCAAAGCATTCTCTCAGAATATTTTCCAGGGAGGAAAAATTCCGGAAGGATTTGACTGGATGAAGGATGAAATGATGAAACTTCCGGTTCCGATAGGAATTGCACTCTACTGTGATTACTGCTACAGCGATTACACTGACGTCCTTGGTACGATCACCGTTCCAACCATCGTTCTTTCCTCTAACAGCGGTATTTTCCCGCGGAGCATAGAACAGGGGACCTGGATTGCTTCCCAGGTTCCGCATGGGGAATTCGTTCCTTTCGAAAAAGGCGGACACCTCCTCTTCTGGATTGAATCCGAAAAATTCAACAAGGCAGTTTCCTCCTTCTTTGATAAAATCTAAACTTTCATAAGAAAAAGGATGCGAGATAATCATTCGTCTCACATCCTTTTTTGAATGCTTAAATGGCTGTTTACAACTCTTCCTTTTCCGGCCTTAAGAACAAAAGGATCAAAAGAACCGGCAGCCCCCATACGTAAGCAAAGGAATAACGGAAGGCATATCCCGCAGGCGTTGCGGCAAGAAGCGTCGCGGTATTCAGTAAAAGCGGAAGTGCTGCAAGGATGCACCAGCTCCTGCGATCCGCATAGAATGCAGCCGACAGAAGAATCGTCAGCCAGAAGGCAAAGCCGGCTCCCAGAAACTGGCTTCCTGCATACTGGAAATTGGCAAGGAATGATTTTAATCGGGAAGGCATGGGAAAATTTCCTACGGCCATCCTGTCATTGTCCGCCGGAAGCATATGTTTCGTATTCTCATCGGTCAGAGCCCAGCCAAATCTGGACTGCACATCATAAGCGCCTGGAATCAAGGACCAAAGGCCATAGGTCTGTGTCATCCAGCCCTCCAAATATAAGCGCGGATTTTTCAATCCCGTATCTGCCCATGCAAGGAGGAATTCTTTCTTATGGTCATTCAGCCAGCCGCGTCTGAAATCATCATTCCACTTGACGTAATCAACCGTATATGGCTGGTAATCATTTTTCCAGTTTTCTTCAGGAAGGAGATGGTCCATCAGAAGAACCGTGCTCTCACTCCGGCTGCCGTCAAGCGCAAGCACTCTTCCCATCTGCTGCAGAGGGATTCCCATGCTTTCCTGAAAAAGAGGCTCCTCATTCATTTCATGAAGAATCATGCGGCCGGGGACAATTGAAATGACCAGGCAGCAAAGAATGACGGCCAGAATCTTTTTCCATGACGGGTTATGGTACATGAGAAAGGCCGCCATAAGAACAGCGGCAGCGGCGCCATTGCTTCGAAGAAGCATCAGACCAAGCGCGGCGGCTGTCAGAAGAATATACCTGCCTCTCTCCCATTTCTCTTTTCTTTTCGTGATAAAAAGCCACATCCATACTAAAAGGGCGGCAGAAAAAAGCCCGTCCCTGACAGCTGCGATAGCATAATTTCCAGACATCGGAAAGAGAAGAAAGTATAGGTAAAGAATGTACCCTGCATTTTCATCCACGTGCTCCTTCACCCAGAAGGAAAATCTTGTAAGCACGGCTGAGATGACAGCAAGCTGCAGACAGGAAAGGATAAAGATGGATACTTCCCGCGTGCCGAATAGCTTCCTTGCTGCTTCCGCTCCATACCCGTAAATGAGGGAATAGAGCCACGGAAACTGGACGCCCGCATATTTCGGATTATCCATCATGAATACCGTATCATTCATCCCGGGTGCCGGGTAGAATGCGAGAAGGAAAATCAAATCATAAAGAAACATGGTGCCAGCAAGAACAGGGAACCATTTCCGCCCCAGGCTTTTATGCGGCAGTATCCTTACGCAAAGGAGAAGCTGCACGAGACTCTGCATCAATGCAAAGCCAATGAAAGCAAAGAGAACGAGGAACGGGATATCTGACAGCGCCAGCACCGGATCAAGAGCAGAGCGCAGCAGTTCCTGATCATCCATCCGGAAAATCTTAATCGTATACCAGATGGCAATCCCTAGCGGAATCCCGCCAAAGAGGCTGGCCCTTCCCAGTCTTCCATGAATTGTCAGATAAGGCATGGCCGCCTCCTTTCAAATAATCTGTTATACCTTCAGGTTAAAATGTAATCCGCCGTTTCTCTGATACAGGTCTTAATCTTTCCAGTGCGTATACCCATCACCGCTTCTGTCCCTCGGCTCGGGAAATACTGCTTTCTCATCATGAATGGTATTTCGCATTGGTTCCATCGGAATGGTTTCCGTGTCTGCCCTCCAGTGCATCCTGCTGTAGCGGCCTTCAGGAAGGAACGGCAGCAAGAGGAAAAGCGGCATGCAAAGCGGGAAGAAATATACATAACGGAAAACAAAG harbors:
- a CDS encoding phosphatase domain-containing putative toxin; this translates as MNRAAKRLLYLGAAVSLCLSMGWGAADAADLAGAPHEVVTAEQEMVLAAPQVILNPNIRYANAARTPYEAKVWRLDAPVGEKFPVNFRSTSDPFVKKHAGEKMYQGLEALHISGSAQPSADGFRGLIKEIRKHTNGPIYDIDLKQETHGFANGEAVSRYGKRNWGNVGKSLDQILAEENRTFAFLPGKTILISPPGARVREDRLQPLTVSEASTEKELTRELGIRYVRIPATDHIWPDPDTIDQMIALYRRLPKDSWLHFHCEAGKGRTTAFMAMYDMMRNPQLPMETILERQHAIGGNIVNYEGNGTNQWKNPYYKEKARMIKAFYEYVQQNHKTGYRMKWSEWLSKREAKTGPQRLK
- a CDS encoding alpha/beta fold hydrolase, translating into MKSGIYTVSHGAHIYYEREGKGRPIVLIHGWGCSGRFYKKNVEGLKDRYEVITMDMRGHGRSSKMLDGYSIDRMAKDIHEVIEYLGLKDVLLMGWSMGGPTMLSYWKQFGKDRGHLAGLGLIDMTPFPFSPGEWNSHSLRNYNTEGFNQFAKSIQTDHAAFIKAFSQNIFQGGKIPEGFDWMKDEMMKLPVPIGIALYCDYCYSDYTDVLGTITVPTIVLSSNSGIFPRSIEQGTWIASQVPHGEFVPFEKGGHLLFWIESEKFNKAVSSFFDKI
- a CDS encoding DUF6020 family protein; protein product: MPYLTIHGRLGRASLFGGIPLGIAIWYTIKIFRMDDQELLRSALDPVLALSDIPFLVLFAFIGFALMQSLVQLLLCVRILPHKSLGRKWFPVLAGTMFLYDLIFLLAFYPAPGMNDTVFMMDNPKYAGVQFPWLYSLIYGYGAEAARKLFGTREVSIFILSCLQLAVISAVLTRFSFWVKEHVDENAGYILYLYFLLFPMSGNYAIAAVRDGLFSAALLVWMWLFITKRKEKWERGRYILLTAAALGLMLLRSNGAAAAVLMAAFLMYHNPSWKKILAVILCCLVISIVPGRMILHEMNEEPLFQESMGIPLQQMGRVLALDGSRSESTVLLMDHLLPEENWKNDYQPYTVDYVKWNDDFRRGWLNDHKKEFLLAWADTGLKNPRLYLEGWMTQTYGLWSLIPGAYDVQSRFGWALTDENTKHMLPADNDRMAVGNFPMPSRLKSFLANFQYAGSQFLGAGFAFWLTILLSAAFYADRRSWCILAALPLLLNTATLLAATPAGYAFRYSFAYVWGLPVLLILLFLRPEKEEL